From the genome of Elusimicrobiota bacterium:
AAGAAAAAAGAGAATACCCCATCGGCTATTTTCGCGGAATAGATTTTACCAAACCCAGGTATTAAGGAAAATAGAGCGGCTTTTGTTGGCGATTTTTTCTTTAGTTTATTTACTACATTTAATTCATTTATTATCCTTTCAATGACTTGTTTCTCCGCTGGTTCAGTAAATTTTTCTCTTAATTGTATAAATTCATCGTTTGCTTCTTTCCAGCGTCTTTCCATTACATAACTCCATGCATACAAAAGTTTTGCTTTTTTAGCAATTTTGGGATACTTTTCATCATTACAGATTTCAAAATATTTATTTCGTGCTAAATGGTATGCTTTTGTATCAAGGTAAATTTTACCCAGAGCTAATTGGGATACTAAATAAATTTCATATGAGTCTATTGTGCATTGTTCAAAATATATTTTAGATTTTTTAAAATCACTTTTTTTTAGATAACATAATCCAATTTTGTAATATGAGTAATTAAGAAATTTTGAATTTTGATTATAATGAACATATCTTGTATACTCAAGCAAAGCAGAATCATAACATTCATCAGAAAATAATTTATCAGCCAAATCTAAATTAGGCTCAACAGAAATAGTTTTTAATTTCTGATTCTCCACTAAGTTAAAGTCATCTTTTTTTTCATTTGTAAGATTAGCAAAAATATAATGTTTTTCAACCGGGTCGTTTCCCCATTCACCAAAATAATTACATCTTTGTAATCTATCCGATGCCATTAAAAAACCTGTAAAAAAGCCAAATTTTAAAATTGATTCTTTAGCGAAATTGGAACATGTAGGATTAAATCTACAAGTTTGGCCTTTAATGGTGGAAATATATTTTTGATAGTAATCAATTAATTTTATAGATGAGTCCTGTAATATAGAAGTTGTCTCTATATTATTTTCAGCAAATATTATTTCAAAAATAATAAATGTAAAGATACTCAACAAAAAAATATTTTTTTGATTTTTGTTTTTTAAAGTAAACATCTTTCCTTTTTTCAACTTTCAAAGTCTAACATTTCATCTGAAGTCTGGCACAAAATACCTTTTTATTTTATTTGCTGAAACTAAAATCCTAATCTAATATTTATACATCTCAGGGCATA
Proteins encoded in this window:
- the yidD gene encoding membrane protein insertion efficiency factor YidD; the encoded protein is MFTLKNKNQKNIFLLSIFTFIIFEIIFAENNIETTSILQDSSIKLIDYYQKYISTIKGQTCRFNPTCSNFAKESILKFGFFTGFLMASDRLQRCNYFGEWGNDPVEKHYIFANLTNEKKDDFNLVENQKLKTISVEPNLDLADKLFSDECYDSALLEYTRYVHYNQNSKFLNYSYYKIGLCYLKKSDFKKSKIYFEQCTIDSYEIYLVSQLALGKIYLDTKAYHLARNKYFEICNDEKYPKIAKKAKLLYAWSYVMERRWKEANDEFIQLREKFTEPAEKQVIERIINELNVVNKLKKKSPTKAALFSLIPGFGKIYSAKIADGVFSFFLITGLGYLAYDCYTKNVYPSAVIWSLFTFSFYTGNIYSGADAAINYNSNKEKEFMNNLKREIEPLIEWNRNSCGSYHKKRRT